The genomic window AACTGTCTGACCAGATTAATTTGATCTTCTCTTGACAGCTCCTTCGGCAAAGCAGCGTTAATACTCCGAGCAGTTTGGCTGTTCTTGCGCTTTTCGGCTGCTTCGGCAGCGTTCTATAGTTTGGCTCGTTCTCGAAATTCAGGCGGCGCATTTATGGGAAGCATAATCTCCTTATGCACCACCTCATGCTTGTTGCGGTAATCGTGGATTTGACCGTCACTCTCATTTTTGATCTTCTCGCCTGCGATATATGCGGCACTCGCTACGCAGCAGCCGCCTTTTGAGCGAGTGACCATTTTGACATTGAAATGATATATTGCGGGTATCAGTCCTTCTTTCTTAATGGATATGTTTTGAAAATCAAACGTACGTTCTGATTGTATATTTTAGTATAGCACGGGCAAAAGGGATTGTCAATACGTTTATCGAACATTTGTTTATATAGACAAAATTGTGGATATGAATTTTGGCAGATTGCTGTATATTATATTTGAGTAAATATTTCGTGTACTTAACAAAGCATTTACAATCATTATGTGATATTTTGCCCCCGTCACTTGTTTTACTTAAAAGGGGGAATGAAAATGCTGCTTAAGCTTTCACTTTGTTACTACAGAAAGCACCCTGCAAAACTTGCAATCATGCTTGCAATACTGCTGTCGGGAATAGTTGCTCTTGCGCTGACTCTGCTTTTTGTCAGAAGCTCCAAAATGCAGGAGCTTGAAAACCAGCTCACTCTGTCCGGGGATTATGATGTAATTGCGTTTGACTGTGATTATACGATCGCAGAAAAAGTAACTGCTCTCAAAAGCGTTACCGACAGCGGAATGTATAAACGTACCTATGTGACACTTGGCGGCAATAGCGTTCCTGCTATGGCTTTTCGTGACAAGCACTCGCAGGAGATATTTCATATGTCAATGCTTCGGGGAACAGCGCCTGAAAGTGCCGATGAGATCGCCCTTGACCTGACACTTGCCAAAGCCTGCGGTATATCGCCTTACCCCGGGCAGACCGTCATTTTAAATATAGGCGGCGAGGAAAGATCTCTTACACTTACCGGTGTGTTTGAGATAAAAAATGAAACAGCCTATGGCGGCTTTACCCGATACCCCTCATCTGTAGAGGAGGGATATGAGCTGCCTATGATAATTCTTGACAGCAGCTATTTTTCCGAGGGCAGCGGGCTGTATACTGTTTTTGTTCAGGCGGATAAAGGAAACACAGAGCAGATGTATATGGATATCCTGTCCCTTGGCGCAGATGAGAGCCTTGTGGATATGACAAACGGTAGGGGCTTTTCCTATTCGTATATTTTAGGCACTGAGGACTTTGGCGAGGTAAAAAGCCTTGAACAGACCGATGAGGAGATATCTTCCGGCAGTGCGCGTAAGGATATATTCTCATACATTATACCGCTGTTTGCCATGCTGATAGGCGTTGTTACAGTAATATCGCTTTATCAGATGATGAAAAACACCTTTGATGACAGAATGAGAAACAGCGGCATTATTCTTAGTCTTGGAATGTCAAGCTCTGCCCGACTGTTACAGCTTGTGGGTGAGGTGATTGTGATCACTGCAATAACACTTCCTGTCGGACTTTTGCTTGCAAGGTATATTTTTCTTTTGACTGTAAAGCTTACCTCTGTTCAAAATGCTCTTAATGCAGATAAGCTGATAAAGGAAGTTACATATGCCCCTTGGGTCACAACAGTTATAATAATATCTGTATCGGTTCTTGCGGTTTCGCTGCTCTATGTATGCAGGTATAAGAAAATGACGGCTCTTACGCTTATTACGGGCAAGTCATCAAAAATCGGGAAACGCCTTAAAAAGCACCGTAGATGCAAGATGCGTGGCTCGCTTTTTATAGTTTTCAGTAATATATCTTACACAACATTTTCTGTCACATTGCTTATCATCATCGGTATGGCAAGTATGAGCTTCGGCACATTATTTGTCAGCGAGATAGGAAGATTTGAATCAAGCGAGACTAGATTTCTCCTTGAAGAAAGCGGTATGAAAAATGCCGACCTTTCCGCTTCAAAGCAGGAGGGTTGCATTATAGAACCAAATACAGAAAACCACCACGACTACGGCATTTCGCCCTATCTTTTTGAAGGCTTTAAAGAAAACTGTGCGGAGGATATAAAAGACGCAAGCTCCTGCATAGTCTGCAGCTCGGGAATGATAATATTAAACGGCGAATATGAAAACCTGCCCTATATCCTTAAGGATAAAAGGCTTACTCCCGAGACGGTAAAGGACAATGATGACGGTGTGCTTTCATTTGATGAAGCGGAGGGCAAGGCAAGGCTTGCAGTATGGGAAAAGGCAGGCTATCAATCGGACGAAAATGCTTTCTCTGCGCCCTTTGTGGCACTTGATGAGAACGGGTTTTCTGCGCTTGAGCTTAAAGAGGGCAGCATCAATGAGGCTGAGATATCCGCAGGCAGGGAATGTATAATTGCTGTAAGCGAAACAAGCTACAAGGACATCTCGGCTGTCCTTCACACAGGCGATGAGATAACGCTTTCAAGCATTATGATAAACAGTGCCGCAGATGAGCTTGATGCAAATTCTCTGACTGCCGAGGACTATGAAAAATACGGCACCCTTGCCTACAAAGACACCGTGACAGAGGACGGTGCAAACGTCCCGATGACTGCATACTGTATGGGCAGGCGGCAGGATATAAAGGTAAAAATAGGCGGCATAGCTGCAATAAAACCGACAGCAAAGCGGACTTTTATCACCAAAACGGCAGAGTGAATATTTTTGTCACACCCGAATGCTTTAAGGCTTGGGGCCTGCCAGATGAAAACCTGACAGATGTAAGCGTTTCGCTTAAAGACGGTGCAAATATCAGGGCAGTTGATAAGGAGTGGTACAATATGCTCGGGCAGTGCAAGGGTATAAAAAGCGCTTCAAAAAGCGAGCTGCTTGAACGATATGAGCGTGAAAGGAACGGTATGAAAAATATCTTCCTGCGGCTTGAAGGTATGCTTATCATGCTGACGCTGACAGGAATAATATTAGCGCTGTACAGCAGGCTGCGGCAGCAGCGGAAAAACATTGCCGCTATGAGGGCTATAGGCTTTACAAAGGGGCAGCTTGCACTGATCTCACTTGCGCAAAATGAGCTGTTGGTGCTTTTGGGTGCTATAATATCTTTACTGCCGATATATGCTTTTCACAGGCTTTCGGCATATGCACAAAGTATTAAATTTGAAGGCGGCGTAGGCAGTGTAACGGAAGAAACGGCTGCCAGTCGGACAGATATTTTTCTGTATAACGGACTGCTCAGATTCGATATGTTAAACAAAGCTTACCGAAAGGACATATTTCTTGTGATACTGTTTTTTGCAGTTATTATAGGCATAGCCTCGGTCATACCGATACTTACACAAAAGAAGCTGAAAATAACAGATGAGCTGAAAAGGGAGTGAGCAAATGCTGATAGAAGCTAAGGACCTTTGCAAATACTACGGCAAGGGCGAGGGTGAGGTAAAAGCGCTTGACAATGCCTGCCTTTCGATAGATAAGGGCGAGATGACAGCCATTGTCGGCACAAGCGGAGCAGGCAAATCAACACTTTTACACCTGTTGGGCGGCCTTGACAAGCCAAGCTCGGGTGTGGTACGATATGAGGGTGAGAATATATTTGATTACAGTGAGCATAAGCTTGCAAGGTTCAGGCTCAAAAAAATAGGGTTTGTTTTTCAGTTCTTCGGGCTTGTTCCCGAGCTGACTGCGTGGAATAATATTATACTGCCCGCAGGTCTTAACAGAAATGTCGATAAGGAGTATATCCGCCACATTTGCGAGACCCTCGGCATAAGTGAAAGGCTCATTCATTACCCAAGCCAGCTTTCAGGCGGTCAACAGCAGCGTGTGGCAATCGCAAGGGCGCTTGCAAACAAGCCTTCCGTACTGCTTTGTGATGAGCCTACGGGAAACCTTGATGAGGCCTCGGGCAAAGAGGTAATGGAGCTGCTTGCAAGAGTAAGAAGGGAATACGGGCAGACTGTGATCATAATAACCCACGACAGCTCTATTGCAGGGCAGTGCGGCAGAATTATAAAAATAAATGACGGAAAGCTAACGGAAAATGGATAAGGAATATTTTGAAAACTGTGTCAGGCTATATGAGAAAACAGTTTTTCATATAGCGGTGAATTATTGCAAAAGCTACCATGATGCAGAGGATATAACGCAGGAGGTATTTCTGCGGTTTTACAATAAGATCAAGCAGCCGCCGAATGTAGAGCAGGCAAAATTTCTGCTTATACGAATGGCTGTGAATATCAGCATAAATCACACAAGATCGGCGTGGAAAACTAAAGTGATCCAAAGCGATAATGATGAGCTGCTTGATAAGCTATATAATGGCGGCAAGGCAGAGAGCAAGCGCAGTGCCGAGGTGCTGTCGGCCGTGCGTGAGCTGCCGGTAAAGTACAGATCGGTGGTATATCTTTATTACTATGAGGATATGCAAATAGGCGAGATAAGCCGTGTGATTAAAATAAAAGAGACTACTGTTCAGACACAGCTTTACCGTGCAAGGGAAATACTCAGAAAAAAGCTCGGGGAGGTGCCAAAGTGAATAACAGATTTAAAGAAGCATATGATGATATAAACGTCCCGGACAGCCTGCATAGCAGACTTATGGATATACCTGCTAAAAAGGCAGCTGCCAAAAGCGTTTGGGTCAGGGCAGCGGCGATAATGGCGGCAGTATTTGTGCTGTTCTTTTCTGCCGACATAATAGGCTATGCAGTTACCGGAGAGGGCATAGTCGAGCGTGTCCATAAGGCATTTTCCGATGATAAGAGTATAACCAAAGTCGAGATAAACGGCAGACCCGCAGACAGCTTTGAGATCTCCTCTGACGGAAAGACTGTAATTATAAATGATGATATCTACGCCGGGGTGCTTATAGATACAGACGGCAATGCCAATGATATAGCTATCAGCATTTTCTCAGAGCCTGTGCTTTCAGCAGAAAGCCAAAATGGCAGGGTGTATCTGCTGATAGGTTCGGCGGGTAAAATGAAAATCGACATTACTGATGATTTACAGGACGGCGAGGCAAAGGGTAGCTTTATAGTAGATGATAAGGAGTATAACTACAAGGTGACGGAACAGGACGAGGTATTTGAAGTGGAGTATGAGTAAAAGTTAAAAGTCATACAAACGCCTTTTACAGAAAAACAGACAGGGAATCTGATAAACGATCTGCCTGTCTGTTATTATTAATGATGAACCCGAGTTATATTATACAGGAGAATTAAAATAATTATTACATATGAGCCTTTTTGTAGTTTCGACAATATATGACAGTATAAAAAGCACCCCGATGAAGATTCCATCGAGGTGTTTTGATCTGCTGTTATTTGTCTGTTTTAGTTGTTAGTTAGCTCAAAAACTTCTGTGTGGCACGTGCCCATATCGGGGGCACTTTTTTATTATTATTTCGGCCGCATTAAGGAGAAAAAACTATGAAAATATTATCTGTAAAAAACAACACTGACCTTTGTGAAAAGGTAAAGGACTATTGCAAAAACAACTGGGCAAAGGTGTATGAGAGCTTTGCCAAGACTGCGGATAAAAGCGTTACAGCAGAGCGCTTTCCGCAGACATGGCTGATGTATGAGCGCCGCAAGGACGAGCCGCAGCTGAGTATCGCAGGCTTTTACCAGCTCGATGTGCAGGACGGACTGACTGTTCACACGTCGCTTACGCCGTTTATAACGACGCTGTTTGTTGATCCGTATTTTCGCAGCACAAGGCACTTCGGCGAAACTGCTCTTATGCACGCCCGTGAGATGCTCGGGGATATGGGCTATGACACGGCATATCTTCATACCGACCTTGTGGGCTACTACGAGAAATACGGCTTTAGCGAGATAGGGCTCGATATCACCAACTACGGCAGCCCGACAAAGGTCTACTGCGCCGACACGATAACCGACATTTACTACGAGGTGTATGATAAGCATAATAAAAAGCCCGACCATATCCGCCTTGGTATAGGCAACACCGCTGGGCCATTGTACGTCAGACACGCAGTCATATTTTCCGTCAGATTGGCTAAATTTACCGCAGGAATACTAACGTATTTCAAGGTAAATTTGGGTAATATGACGGAAAATTTGCAAGTGGATGGCGTGCAAAGGTATCCGCCGGTGGTTGTGCGGTGTTGCCTATATATAAGCTGAAAAACCGGCTTAATGAGAGCAGGGCGTGGCATCTGTGGTTTGACAAGCATTGCAGCTGCAAGCAGTGGATGGACATAGCTGACGATATTACTGTCACGGCATTCTGCGACGGGCGTGTGGTCGGCTCGGTGAACTTCCTGCAAAGCGGCAGTGACAAGAAAAACTGGTATCTCGGCGATCTGTGCGTGGCTGAGGACTTCAGAAGGAGAGGCATAGCATCACAGCTGCTGCGCAAGGGCATGGGGCTTATCAGACGCAAGGCAAACGGCGGCGAGTATTTGTATGCCTATATTGACAGAGATAATAAGGCATCTGTCGGCCTGCATAAAAAGCTCGGCTTTGCCGACACCGGCGAGATAAGACCCTTTGAGGAGCTTATGTTCGGCGATGAGGAGACAACGTGGGTGAAGTATCTTTGATATAGTATCTTTGGCATAAAACGCAAGACCCTTTCCGGGCTTGAACCGGAGGGGGTCTTGTAATATGCCCTAAAAAACCGTCTTTTTATTGACTTATACGAAGGTTGTGTGATATAATGATATTATACAAACCGAGGTGAAAGCAATGAATAAAATCGCAGGACATTTTAAAACGATAACACACCACCGTCATCAGGTGATAAAAAACTGCTGGTATGCAGGTATATTCTTCCAGGGGCTGTTCCATGACCTGTCTAAGTATTCGCCGACAGAGTTCATTGTCGGGGTCAGGCACTATCAGGGCACACGCTCACCCAACGAGGGCGAAAGGGAGGACTACGGCTACTCTCTTGCGTGGATGCACCACAAGGGCAGGAACAAGCACCACTTTGAATACTGGACTGACTATGACAGCGTGACCAAAAAGCTAAAGCCTGTCAAGATGCCGATGCGCTATGTCAAGGAGATGTTCTGTGACAGAATGGCGGCAAGCAAGACATATCTTGGCGAGAATTATTCCGACGCTGCACCGCTTGATTATTTCTTAAAGGGCAACACGGCCTCCCGTATGCACCCTGAAACGGCGGCGCTGCTTGAAAGGCTGCTCGTCATGCTCAAAGAAAAGGGCGAAAAAAAGACCTTTGCATACATCAGAAGACTAAAAGAATACTGAGATAAGCCCTGAAATAGAAAAATATGACTGCTATTTTCAGGCCGCTTTCATATACATATCACATTCAGATACTATAATAAGACTGTTGATATTATTATTTCTAAAAAAGGGGAGATATATATGCCAAGGATATTAGTTGTCGATGATGAGCCGAAGATAAGGGCACTTATCAGAGAATACGCCGAGTGGGGCGGCTATGAGGTAGTCGAGGCGGCTGACGGTATGGAGGCAGCAGAGCTTGCAAAGGCTCACGACTATGACGTTATAGTTATGGATATCATGATGCCCAAGCTCGACGGCTATTCGGCTGTAAAGGAGATAAGAAAGACCAAGAAGACACCTGTTATCATGCTCTCGGCAAGAGGTGAGGAGTATGACAAGCTTTTCGGCTTCGAGATAGGCGTTGATGACTATGTGGTAAAGCCCTTCTCGCCCAAGGAGCTCATGGCGAGGATAAAGGCAGTCATCGCACGCTCAAAGCCCTCACGCATCAGCGAGGAGGAAGTGCTCATATATAAGGGACTGGAGATAAACTTCACAGCCCGTGAGGTGAAGATAGACGGCCAGAAGGTGCAGATGACCCCGAAGGAATACGACCTGCTTTTCTTCCTGGTGCGAAATATGAACATCGCCCTTTCAAGAGAAAAGCTGCTTGAAGAAGTATGGGGCTTTGACTTCTACGGCGATGACAGAACTGTGGATACTCATATCAAAATGCTCAGAAACAGCCTTGGTGAGTACCGCAACCTTATAGTGACCCTGAGAGGAATGGGGTATAAGTTTGAAAAGATCGAGCAGTAGGACTGTGAACGGCACGCCCAGAAAGCATGGCATGAAATACTATGTGTGGATATATTTTATGATATTCACCATACTTATTCTTGCTATACTCTGGGTGTTCCAGTATTTCTTTTTGCAAAACTACTATCGCTCGGCCAAGACGAGGGATATGACGCTTGCGGCACAGAAGCTCACTTCAAAGGCCGGCAGCGAGGATTTCTATTCGCTGATAAATGAGACGGCTTTCAAAAACGGCATGAACGTAAAGATAGTTGACGATATGGGCAACGAGCTGTATAACGTCAACAATATGGGCAGCTTTTCGCTGCTTGCGCAGGATAACTACGGCACCAAGCAGTTTGAGCTCATCAATAAGTATGAGGAGTCGGGCAAGGACACCTACAGCGAGGTCATAAGCAATTCTGACTTCAAGGTAAAGGAGATAGTTCTGGTATCGGGTGCCGGCAAGGGCTGCTATCTGATAATCGAAGCCTCTATCGAGCCGCTTGATTCCACAACAAGGATAATCAGGGAGCAGCTTTTCTATATCTCGATAATACTCTTTGAGCTGGCGTTTATCGTGACTATCATCATATCAAGACGGCTGTCAAAGCCTATCACTGAGCTTACCAATACTGCGAGACAGTTCGGCTCGGGCGATTATGATATTAGCTTTACAGCCAAGGGCTATAACGAGGTCGAGGAGCTTTCAAATGTGCTCGAAGACGCAAAGGACGAGATAAAGAAGGTAACTGACCTCAGAAAAGAGCTTATCGCAAACGTATCTCACGACCTGAGAACACCTCTTACAATGGTCAAGGCATATGCTGAGATGATAAGAGACTTATCTGGCGATAACCCTGTCAAGCGTGAGGAGCACCTGAAGGTCATAATTGATGAGTCGGACAGGCTCTCAAACCTTGTAAATGACCTGCTTGCCATATCCCGTATGGAGTCGGGCAATATGGAGCTCAACAAGCAGGAGTTCCATATAGTAGACAAGCTCGAAGACTGCATGACGAGATACAAGCTGCTCGTTGAGCAGGAGGGCTATGATATACAGTATATCCCCGATGAGGACAGAGTGGTCTGCGCAGACCCTGAGAAGATAGACCAGGTAATATATAATTTCATAAACAACGCCATAAACTATACAGGCGAGGACAAGGTGATACGCCTTGTGCAGAAGAACAAGCACGGCTGCGTGCGCATCGAGGTCACTGATAACGGGCAGGGCATATCCAAGGAGCTGCTGCCGAAGGTGTTCGACCGCTATTACAGGGGCGAAAAGTATAAGCGTGATGTGGTGGGTACAGGGCTCGGGCTCTCTATCTGCAAGGAGATACTTAAAAAGCATGATTTCGCTTTCGGTGTTTCGTCTACCGAGGGCGTGGGGTCGGTATTCTGGTTCGAGATGCCTGTTGAGGCTGAAAAGAAGCATTTAAAGCGACAGCCAAAGGAAAAGGAAAGGCCGCAGGAGCCTTTGACGGAAAATAATACTAAGCCAAAGGAGCAATAAATAAATGTCGGTTTTTTTTAAGGAGCTTATCGCAGTTTCGGGGCTGAGCTTTATAATAATGGGCAGGTATATCTTCTACTGCCTTTTCCCGGTATTTATCAAGGCGGCAATGATGTTCCTGCTCGATGTCAAGGGAATGTGGAAGATCTCGCTCTCCTCGCTGCTGACACAGTTCACTCTCGTCGGGGCAGGGGCAATATTTGCAAGAATGATACATCCGGAGCTTGATATCTTTTATGCACTTGAAGATACCGGCATAGAAAATGTTGGGATTTTCGTAATGTTGACACTGATTATCGTGTATATTTCGGCTGACATAATTATGATGAAAATATCAAATAAAGAACTTTTTTCTAACGTAAAGTCCCTATTTACGGTACTTGGCGCAGACATTGTAAACTTTTTTCTAATTGTGCTCATGTTCTCCCACCAGATCATCATAACAGTGTAGTTTAAGCACCTGCTAAATGTTCTTATAAAGGTTAATATATTTATACTTAAGAACACCGTTCCCGTGTGAAGGAGCGGTGTTCTTTAATCGTTTTCGGATAAAATGTTAATATATAATCGTAAAATATCACTACTTTTATCGAAAACGTTTTAAGGCTTGACAAATCGGTTTAAATCTGCTATAATGTTAAAGAAATCACAACGAAAACATTTACATTTTATAGATTTATAGTGATTTTTAACATATGTGATTTCATCAGCTCGAAAAGGCGGCTAAATCTGATTGGAGATTTCGTTGTGGTTTCGTGAACGATTCGTGAAAGCACTTTGGAATTACAAATCGGTAACGTTTTACATAATTCAATATACAAGCTGCACAAAAAGCGAGTGTGAAAGTTGTGAAATTGTCCATAATTTATTACATAGCGCATAAAAAAAGCATAAAACACTTGCAATTATCTTCGGAATACTGTATATTTTTATGTAGCGGAAAGACCGGAAGGAACGCCGCAACGGCGCTATCGAAAACGTTAACTTAATAAGAAGGGGCGAACGGTAAAATGGTTTCTC from Ruminococcus sp. NK3A76 includes these protein-coding regions:
- a CDS encoding ABC transporter permease, which translates into the protein MLLKLSLCYYRKHPAKLAIMLAILLSGIVALALTLLFVRSSKMQELENQLTLSGDYDVIAFDCDYTIAEKVTALKSVTDSGMYKRTYVTLGGNSVPAMAFRDKHSQEIFHMSMLRGTAPESADEIALDLTLAKACGISPYPGQTVILNIGGEERSLTLTGVFEIKNETAYGGFTRYPSSVEEGYELPMIILDSSYFSEGSGLYTVFVQADKGNTEQMYMDILSLGADESLVDMTNGRGFSYSYILGTEDFGEVKSLEQTDEEISSGSARKDIFSYIIPLFAMLIGVVTVISLYQMMKNTFDDRMRNSGIILSLGMSSSARLLQLVGEVIVITAITLPVGLLLARYIFLLTVKLTSVQNALNADKLIKEVTYAPWVTTVIIISVSVLAVSLLYVCRYKKMTALTLITGKSSKIGKRLKKHRRCKMRGSLFIVFSNISYTTFSVTLLIIIGMASMSFGTLFVSEIGRFESSETRFLLEESGMKNADLSASKQEGCIIEPNTENHHDYGISPYLFEGFKENCAEDIKDASSCIVCSSGMIILNGEYENLPYILKDKRLTPETVKDNDDGVLSFDEAEGKARLAVWEKAGYQSDENAFSAPFVALDENGFSALELKEGSINEAEISAGRECIIAVSETSYKDISAVLHTGDEITLSSIMINSAADELDANSLTAEDYEKYGTLAYKDTVTEDGANVPMTAYCMGRRQDIKVKIGGIAAIKPTAKRTFITKTAE
- a CDS encoding FtsX-like permease family protein — encoded protein: MNIFVTPECFKAWGLPDENLTDVSVSLKDGANIRAVDKEWYNMLGQCKGIKSASKSELLERYERERNGMKNIFLRLEGMLIMLTLTGIILALYSRLRQQRKNIAAMRAIGFTKGQLALISLAQNELLVLLGAIISLLPIYAFHRLSAYAQSIKFEGGVGSVTEETAASRTDIFLYNGLLRFDMLNKAYRKDIFLVILFFAVIIGIASVIPILTQKKLKITDELKRE
- a CDS encoding ABC transporter ATP-binding protein — encoded protein: MLIEAKDLCKYYGKGEGEVKALDNACLSIDKGEMTAIVGTSGAGKSTLLHLLGGLDKPSSGVVRYEGENIFDYSEHKLARFRLKKIGFVFQFFGLVPELTAWNNIILPAGLNRNVDKEYIRHICETLGISERLIHYPSQLSGGQQQRVAIARALANKPSVLLCDEPTGNLDEASGKEVMELLARVRREYGQTVIIITHDSSIAGQCGRIIKINDGKLTENG
- a CDS encoding sigma-70 family RNA polymerase sigma factor, coding for MDKEYFENCVRLYEKTVFHIAVNYCKSYHDAEDITQEVFLRFYNKIKQPPNVEQAKFLLIRMAVNISINHTRSAWKTKVIQSDNDELLDKLYNGGKAESKRSAEVLSAVRELPVKYRSVVYLYYYEDMQIGEISRVIKIKETTVQTQLYRAREILRKKLGEVPK
- a CDS encoding GNAT family N-acetyltransferase, whose protein sequence is MPIYKLKNRLNESRAWHLWFDKHCSCKQWMDIADDITVTAFCDGRVVGSVNFLQSGSDKKNWYLGDLCVAEDFRRRGIASQLLRKGMGLIRRKANGGEYLYAYIDRDNKASVGLHKKLGFADTGEIRPFEELMFGDEETTWVKYL
- a CDS encoding DUF5662 family protein; this translates as MNKIAGHFKTITHHRHQVIKNCWYAGIFFQGLFHDLSKYSPTEFIVGVRHYQGTRSPNEGEREDYGYSLAWMHHKGRNKHHFEYWTDYDSVTKKLKPVKMPMRYVKEMFCDRMAASKTYLGENYSDAAPLDYFLKGNTASRMHPETAALLERLLVMLKEKGEKKTFAYIRRLKEY
- a CDS encoding response regulator transcription factor — protein: MPRILVVDDEPKIRALIREYAEWGGYEVVEAADGMEAAELAKAHDYDVIVMDIMMPKLDGYSAVKEIRKTKKTPVIMLSARGEEYDKLFGFEIGVDDYVVKPFSPKELMARIKAVIARSKPSRISEEEVLIYKGLEINFTAREVKIDGQKVQMTPKEYDLLFFLVRNMNIALSREKLLEEVWGFDFYGDDRTVDTHIKMLRNSLGEYRNLIVTLRGMGYKFEKIEQ
- a CDS encoding HAMP domain-containing sensor histidine kinase: MKRSSSRTVNGTPRKHGMKYYVWIYFMIFTILILAILWVFQYFFLQNYYRSAKTRDMTLAAQKLTSKAGSEDFYSLINETAFKNGMNVKIVDDMGNELYNVNNMGSFSLLAQDNYGTKQFELINKYEESGKDTYSEVISNSDFKVKEIVLVSGAGKGCYLIIEASIEPLDSTTRIIREQLFYISIILFELAFIVTIIISRRLSKPITELTNTARQFGSGDYDISFTAKGYNEVEELSNVLEDAKDEIKKVTDLRKELIANVSHDLRTPLTMVKAYAEMIRDLSGDNPVKREEHLKVIIDESDRLSNLVNDLLAISRMESGNMELNKQEFHIVDKLEDCMTRYKLLVEQEGYDIQYIPDEDRVVCADPEKIDQVIYNFINNAINYTGEDKVIRLVQKNKHGCVRIEVTDNGQGISKELLPKVFDRYYRGEKYKRDVVGTGLGLSICKEILKKHDFAFGVSSTEGVGSVFWFEMPVEAEKKHLKRQPKEKERPQEPLTENNTKPKEQ